Proteins co-encoded in one Setaria viridis chromosome 9, Setaria_viridis_v4.0, whole genome shotgun sequence genomic window:
- the LOC117840174 gene encoding putative ripening-related protein 5 has product MVSARAAAAMAIFVLVALSTSHMAFSLRPGASLGVCRASGYLPGRSGNCEKSNDPDCCEDGKKYPQYRCSPPVTASTKAVLTLNSFEKGKDGGGPSECDNAYHSDEEKVVALSTGWFSNMARCGHRIKISANGNSVYAKVVDECDSVHGCDDEHNFEPPCDNNIVDASPAVWDALGLDQSLGMVDITWSEE; this is encoded by the coding sequence ATGGTCTCTGCCAGAGCTGCAGCCGCCATGGCGATCTTCGTCCTGGTTGCTCTCTCCACCTCCCACATGGCGTTCTCCCTCCGCCCCGGCGCCAGCCTCGGCGTGTGCCGCGCCAGCGGCTACCTCCCCGGTCGGTCCGGCAACTGCGAGAAGAGCAACGACCCGGACTGCTGCGAGGACGGCAAGAAGTACCCGCAGTaccgctgctcgccgccggtgacggCGAGCACCAAGGCCGTGCTGACGCTCAACAGCTTCGAGAAgggcaaggacggcggcggcccgtcGGAGTGCGACAACGCGTACCACAGCGACGAGGAGAAGGTGGTGGCGCTCTCCACGGGGTGGTTCAGCAACATGGCGCGCTGCGGGCACCGCATCAAGATCTCCGCCAACGGCAACTCCGTGTACGCCAAGGTGGTGGACGAGTGCGACTCCGTCCACGGCTGCGACGACGAGCACAACTTCGAGCCGCCCTGCGACAACAACATCGTCGACGCATCGCCGGCGGTCTGGGACGCCCTGGGGCTCGACCAGAGCCTCGGCATGGTGGACATCACATGGTCCGAGGAGTGA
- the LOC117837668 gene encoding CDT1-like protein b isoform X2 has translation MSEGNTTQLDLEEGSPQMSADNDSSSPATIHKINADTQDSGSKIESPTPEKLESRSKGVVVSSLARNLLAERYKDRFANLLGEDEDDTDDEGYNDSVSPDVCRSLISGSIELLEKHKDLLNLFNRMESSIRLLRLRKKMTTFNNIATQVEVLTKRTFSYSHLAQMKHLFPEAIQIKRILLHDEKSLCMYADMEITLVMDVVECTSPDQSPSMAICEAFYSKLLSFLDAHHKGTEIPEATLPGPFNSRSREKLYLEAPNGHATEPALQGTTEDGLLYASHFPQSFQKLMSQKIVADGTEKTQLLSDPAELSSVSAYVTEGINRSPKKQDTNAPVPVNYEISATPNRHLISCCPESTPKQGTSESPFLAGTPAMQTPKRPLLTPLGKLEATCGHISGPRSAGSARRSLKTSLKFEGGSLSYDDGMEHEATAKRNMFSEDSSSSNKSLEEKEPVSFTDKDKTNQDPVETQEKIASLRTTFDIVCDISRSTKNSLITKQELFHNILANNLEIEETGEIEEQLHILEGLAPDWISKKVINEGEILYSIEPITDQNSVRARLVEPV, from the exons ATGAGCGAGGGGAATACTACTCAGCTTGACCTTGAGGAAGGATCGCCTCAGATGTCTGCTGATAATGATTCTAGTAGTCCTGCAACAATACACAAGATAAATGCTGACACGCAAGACTCTGGAAGCAAAATTGAATCACCCACTCCAGAGAAGCTTGAATCTAGAAGCAAAGGGGTCGTTGTGAGTTCACTAGCAAGGAATTTGCTTGCAGAGAGGTACAAAGACAGATTTGCAAATCTGCTGGGGGAAGATGAGGATGACACGGATGATGAAGGCTATAATGACAGTGTTTCACCTGATGTTTGCCGATCTCTGATTTCAGGAAGCATTGAACTCCTTGAGAA ACACAAGGATTTGCTGAATCTTTTCAATAGAATGGAGAGCTCTATAAGGTTGCTACGCTTACGGAAGAAGATGACTACTTTTAATAATATTGCCACCCAGGTGGAAGTACTCACAAAGAG GACGTTCTCATACAGTCACTTGGCCCAGATGAAGCATTTGTTTCCAGAAGCAATCCAGATAAAGAGGATACTCTTACATGATGAGAAAAGCCTATGCATGTATGCTGATATGGAGATCACACTTGTCATGGATGTTGTGGAATGCACAAGTCCTGATCAGTCTCCATCAATGGCAATCTGCGAGGCTTTTTACTCAAAGCTTTTGAGTTTTTTGGATGCTCATCATAAG GGTACAGAGATTCCCGAGGCAACTCTACCAGGACCCTTTAATTCAAGGTCAAGGGAGAAGTTATATCTTGAGGCGCCTAATGGACATGCTACTGAGCCAGCTTTGCAGGGCACCACTGAGGATGGATTGTTATATGCTTCCCACTTCCCACAATCTTTTCAAAAACTCATGTCACAGAAAATCGTTGCTGATGGAACTGAAAAGACTCAGTTGCTATCTGATCCAGCAGAACTGAGCTCTGTCAGTGCTTATGTTACAGAAGGGATAAACAGAAGCCCTAAAAAGCAAGATACAAATGCTCCAGTTCCAGTGAACTACGAAATTTCTGCTACCCCCAATCGCCATTTGATCTCTTGTTGTCCAGAGAGCACGCCAAAACAAGGGACCTCAGAGTCACCATTTTTGGCTGGAACACCAGCAATGCAGACACCAAAAAGGCCGTTGCTGACTCCACTTGGGAAACTTGAGGCCACATGTGGACACATTTCTGGACCACGTTCAGCCGGTTCAGCCCGCAGATCACTGAAAACATCGTTGAAATTTGAAGGAGGAAGCCTGTCTTATGATGATGGTATGGAACATGAGGCTACAGCTAAAAGGAACATGTTCTCAGAAGATTCATCTAGTTCCAATAAGTCATTAGAG GAGAAGGAACCTGTCTCCTTTACTGATAAAGACAAAACCAATCAAGACCCAGTTGAAACCCAGGAAAAGATAGCTTCGCTCCGTACCACATTTGACATAGTCTGTGATATTTCACGATCTACCAAGAATTCCCTAATCACAAAACAAGAACTTTTCCACAATATTCTTGCCaataatttggagatagaagagACTG GGGAGATAGAAGAGCAGCTGCATATTTTAGAGGGTCTGGCTCCTGATTGGATATCTAAGAAGGTGATAAATGAAGGAGAAATACTTTACAG CATTGAACCAATAACAGATCAGAATTCTGTTCGGGCGAGGCTTGTAGAACCCGTATGA
- the LOC117837668 gene encoding CDT1-like protein b isoform X1, whose translation MSEGNTTQLDLEEGSPQMSADNDSSSPATIHKINADTQDSGSKIESPTPEKLESRSKGVVVSSLARNLLAERYKDRFANLLGEDEDDTDDEGYNDSVSPDVCRSLISGSIELLEKHKDLLNLFNRMESSIRLLRLRKKMTTFNNIATQVEVLTKRTFSYSHLAQMKHLFPEAIQIKRILLHDEKSLCMYADMEITLVMDVVECTSPDQSPSMAICEAFYSKLLSFLDAHHKLQLLYMQGTEIPEATLPGPFNSRSREKLYLEAPNGHATEPALQGTTEDGLLYASHFPQSFQKLMSQKIVADGTEKTQLLSDPAELSSVSAYVTEGINRSPKKQDTNAPVPVNYEISATPNRHLISCCPESTPKQGTSESPFLAGTPAMQTPKRPLLTPLGKLEATCGHISGPRSAGSARRSLKTSLKFEGGSLSYDDGMEHEATAKRNMFSEDSSSSNKSLEEKEPVSFTDKDKTNQDPVETQEKIASLRTTFDIVCDISRSTKNSLITKQELFHNILANNLEIEETGEIEEQLHILEGLAPDWISKKVINEGEILYSIEPITDQNSVRARLVEPV comes from the exons ATGAGCGAGGGGAATACTACTCAGCTTGACCTTGAGGAAGGATCGCCTCAGATGTCTGCTGATAATGATTCTAGTAGTCCTGCAACAATACACAAGATAAATGCTGACACGCAAGACTCTGGAAGCAAAATTGAATCACCCACTCCAGAGAAGCTTGAATCTAGAAGCAAAGGGGTCGTTGTGAGTTCACTAGCAAGGAATTTGCTTGCAGAGAGGTACAAAGACAGATTTGCAAATCTGCTGGGGGAAGATGAGGATGACACGGATGATGAAGGCTATAATGACAGTGTTTCACCTGATGTTTGCCGATCTCTGATTTCAGGAAGCATTGAACTCCTTGAGAA ACACAAGGATTTGCTGAATCTTTTCAATAGAATGGAGAGCTCTATAAGGTTGCTACGCTTACGGAAGAAGATGACTACTTTTAATAATATTGCCACCCAGGTGGAAGTACTCACAAAGAG GACGTTCTCATACAGTCACTTGGCCCAGATGAAGCATTTGTTTCCAGAAGCAATCCAGATAAAGAGGATACTCTTACATGATGAGAAAAGCCTATGCATGTATGCTGATATGGAGATCACACTTGTCATGGATGTTGTGGAATGCACAAGTCCTGATCAGTCTCCATCAATGGCAATCTGCGAGGCTTTTTACTCAAAGCTTTTGAGTTTTTTGGATGCTCATCATAAG TTGCAATTGTTATACATGCAGGGTACAGAGATTCCCGAGGCAACTCTACCAGGACCCTTTAATTCAAGGTCAAGGGAGAAGTTATATCTTGAGGCGCCTAATGGACATGCTACTGAGCCAGCTTTGCAGGGCACCACTGAGGATGGATTGTTATATGCTTCCCACTTCCCACAATCTTTTCAAAAACTCATGTCACAGAAAATCGTTGCTGATGGAACTGAAAAGACTCAGTTGCTATCTGATCCAGCAGAACTGAGCTCTGTCAGTGCTTATGTTACAGAAGGGATAAACAGAAGCCCTAAAAAGCAAGATACAAATGCTCCAGTTCCAGTGAACTACGAAATTTCTGCTACCCCCAATCGCCATTTGATCTCTTGTTGTCCAGAGAGCACGCCAAAACAAGGGACCTCAGAGTCACCATTTTTGGCTGGAACACCAGCAATGCAGACACCAAAAAGGCCGTTGCTGACTCCACTTGGGAAACTTGAGGCCACATGTGGACACATTTCTGGACCACGTTCAGCCGGTTCAGCCCGCAGATCACTGAAAACATCGTTGAAATTTGAAGGAGGAAGCCTGTCTTATGATGATGGTATGGAACATGAGGCTACAGCTAAAAGGAACATGTTCTCAGAAGATTCATCTAGTTCCAATAAGTCATTAGAG GAGAAGGAACCTGTCTCCTTTACTGATAAAGACAAAACCAATCAAGACCCAGTTGAAACCCAGGAAAAGATAGCTTCGCTCCGTACCACATTTGACATAGTCTGTGATATTTCACGATCTACCAAGAATTCCCTAATCACAAAACAAGAACTTTTCCACAATATTCTTGCCaataatttggagatagaagagACTG GGGAGATAGAAGAGCAGCTGCATATTTTAGAGGGTCTGGCTCCTGATTGGATATCTAAGAAGGTGATAAATGAAGGAGAAATACTTTACAG CATTGAACCAATAACAGATCAGAATTCTGTTCGGGCGAGGCTTGTAGAACCCGTATGA